A window of Longimicrobiaceae bacterium genomic DNA:
GCAGCTGCAGCGTTCCCAGCCCGAGCCCCTCCAGCGACACCGCCGGCCCCGGCGCCAGCACGACCGCGCGCATGATCGCGTTCTCCATCTCGCGCACGTTCCCGGGCCAGTCGTACGACTGCAGCGCCTTCACCACCGCCGCGGGGATCACGCGCACGTCCTTGTGGATCTCGCGCGCCGCCTTCGCCAGCAGGCTCTCGGCAAGGAGCGGGATGTCCTCGCGCCGCTCGCGGAGCGGGGGGAGGCGGATCTCCACCACCCGCAGGCGGAAGTACAGGTCCTCGCGGAAGCTCCCCTCCGCGATCAGCTCCTCGATCGGGCGGTGCGTGGCCGCGATCACCCGCGCCTCCGTGCGGCGGGGCCGCTCGCTCCCCACCGGGTAGAACTCCCGCTCCTGGAGCACCCGGAGGAGCTTCGCCTGGAAGGCCGGCGAGGTGTCGCCGATCTCGTCCAGGAAGATGGTCCCCGAGCCGGCCAACTCGAAGCGTCCCCTGCGGTCGGCCACCGCCCCGGTGAAGGAGCCCCGCACGTGCCCGAACAGCTCCGACTCCAGCAGGCTCTCCGCGATCGCCGTGCAGTTGATGGCGATGAACGGCTCGTCCGCCTGCGGCGAGTGGTAGTGGATGGCGCGGGCGATCAGCTCCTTCCCCGTCCCCGTCTCCCCCCGGATCAGGACCGGCGCGCGCGTCCCCGCCAGCATCCCGATGGTCTTGTAGATCTCGATCATGCGGGGCGACCGCCCCACCAGGATGTCCGTGCGGTCCGCCGCCCCGCCCGCCACCGTGTCGTCGCCCAGGCGGCGGCGCGCCGAGCGGTCGCGAAAGCAGCGCTGCAGCACCATGTCGAGCTGGTCCACGTCCACGGGCTTGACGAGGTAGTCGTAGGCCCCGTCGCGGATCGCCCCGATGGCGCTGCGCATGTCCTCGTAGCCGGTGATGACCACCACGTCCACCTCCGGGAGCGACTCCCCCACCCGGTTCAGCAGCTCCAGCCCGCTCATCCCTTCCATCTGGATGTCGGTGATGAC
This region includes:
- a CDS encoding sigma-54 dependent transcriptional regulator; this encodes MSRRILVVDDDASLRVAFEFHLTRSGYEVAAASSAEEALGVIHQFGPDVVITDIQMEGMSGLELLNRVGESLPEVDVVVITGYEDMRSAIGAIRDGAYDYLVKPVDVDQLDMVLQRCFRDRSARRRLGDDTVAGGAADRTDILVGRSPRMIEIYKTIGMLAGTRAPVLIRGETGTGKELIARAIHYHSPQADEPFIAINCTAIAESLLESELFGHVRGSFTGAVADRRGRFELAGSGTIFLDEIGDTSPAFQAKLLRVLQEREFYPVGSERPRRTEARVIAATHRPIEELIAEGSFREDLYFRLRVVEIRLPPLRERREDIPLLAESLLAKAAREIHKDVRVIPAAVVKALQSYDWPGNVREMENAIMRAVVLAPGPAVSLEGLGLGTLQLQGAASEGKPEETTLDAVERAHVERILKQTGGNKRRAASLLGISRPRLDRILAKHDLAPPGTTA